The Saliniradius amylolyticus DNA segment ATCTACCGGCGCCAGTCGCTGCATCAGGGTGTTCACCGGCACTATATACAGGCTGGCTTGAGGCTGAGTCATATTAAACAGAGTTTCCAGCCGTTCTGAGATAATATCCTGATGGGGGGAGAACTGATCGTAGGGCAGCGTTTCCCAATCGGGAAAAACGCGCACCGGAATTTGGCTGGGCGGTAGCAGGCTTTCTATTTCACGGGCAAGTTTCAGGGCCGTGGGGGTATCCGCAGTGACCAGCACGGTGGAGCCTTTATGCTGTCTGGCGGCATTGACGATGGCTAAGGCCAGACTGCTGCCGTGCAGGTTGCCCCAGGAAATAATCTGTTGTGCCTTGGCGGGCAGCGGCGGTGCGAAAATACTGCTGTTCATAGGTCGATCAGTCGTTGTCCTGTTGTTTTTTACGGGCTCTGAGTTGTTGGGTTTGCAGATGCAGACTGGCTCTGACCAACACTTCCTGATCTTCATCACGGATTCGGGTAAAGATCAGTGACAGATGGTAGTCATCTTCCACCTTGTCGCAAGCAATGATCTCGCCATAGCAAAATACGGCCGAAGCCTCTTCGTCAATAAACAGGCGCAATTCGCAGCGCTGGCCTATTTCTGCTGGCTGGTCGGAAATTAACACCACACCACCGCCCCCAAAAGAATAGGATTCATACTGGTACTGTTCTTCCATCTGCGAGTGCAGAATGTAGGACATCATCAAGTCGATCTTTCGGGACTGATGATTTAAGAAGCTGGCCAGCTCTTGGGCCTGTTCGCCCAGCTTGCGCAAGGGCCTCAGGGCTGAGGCTTCGAGTGTGGAGACTTCGGTGGCTATACGAAATGCATAGGGCATGTGCTCGCGCAGATTGTCCACATGAGGCAGCACAAAGTCATCCTCAAGGGGCTTCATATTGGCCTTGAGGCTATGTTTGATGCGA contains these protein-coding regions:
- a CDS encoding PilZ domain-containing protein gives rise to the protein MDELSLEQKQQQFDEFFRIKHSLKANMKPLEDDFVLPHVDNLREHMPYAFRIATEVSTLEASALRPLRKLGEQAQELASFLNHQSRKIDLMMSYILHSQMEEQYQYESYSFGGGGVVLISDQPAEIGQRCELRLFIDEEASAVFCYGEIIACDKVEDDYHLSLIFTRIRDEDQEVLVRASLHLQTQQLRARKKQQDND